A genomic segment from Nicotiana sylvestris chromosome 1, ASM39365v2, whole genome shotgun sequence encodes:
- the LOC104229834 gene encoding uncharacterized protein, whose amino-acid sequence MAPSNNTKRDIAWNYAIQGSSRFIIKCVFCQKTYNGGIIRHKQHLIGGFNNVIQCPLCPPEVREEVKAFVEKKNMVKTQMNYEASVNLIDEDKRPSQSSGSSTARTVAKGPLNLYFSAKQQETGKSEEGSGLEAKKILRDRAVSAFASWMYDAGLPFNCVNYKTFDKFIEAVGQYGPGMKPPSYHEVRVTHLKKEVKKMDQIIEEHKVEWNKFGCSIMMDKWTTQNGKMIINVLVNSPRRSVFLESHDASNSSTDGSKMYSLFRNTIDKIGKANVVQVVTDNASENVSAGKMMEAIYPNIYWTPCAAHCINLMFGDIFKENPYALVFIKAVKVYAYISQRPLLLNLMRKFTKERNLVRPAKTRFATTFLTLHSFYLQKANLRKLVLSTEWKDNKYAKEAAGKEAAKVLIAPSFWNDVVRALKVGGPLIRVLRMVDGEKKPPMGYLYEAMDRAKESIAASFDGNVRKYEKVFEIIDTRWNNQLHRPLHTAGHLLNSGLFYKNTSDETLDSEVWIGYHACLEKLIPNSATIDLIGEEFGKYSQADGLFGLPVAIRARDKRSPDYRGVPEVSHGPPTRKIPWAMHGSENKA is encoded by the exons ATGGCGCCATCCAATAATACTAAACGAGATATAGCTTGGAATTATGCTATACAAGGCTCGTCAAGATTCATAATTAAATGTGTGTTTTGTCAAAAAACGTATAATGGTGGGATAATTCGTCACAAGCAACATTTGATAGGTGGATTTAATAATGTAATACAATGTCCCCTTTGTCCGCCTGAGGTTAGGGAGGAAGTAAAAgcatttgttgaaaagaaaaatatgGTAAAAACTCAAATGAATTATGAAGCATCGGTGAATCTAATTGATGAAGAT AAAAGGCCCTCTCAATCTAGTGGGTCATCCACGGCACGTACGGTGGCAAAAGGCCCTCTCAATCTTTATTTCTCGGCAAAACAACAAGAAACGGGAAAAAGTGAAGAAGGTTCAGGTTTAGAAGCcaagaagattttgagggatCGCGCCGTCAGTGCCTTTGCATCATGGATGTACGATGCAGGACTTCCTTTCAACTGTGTCAACTACAAAACTTTTGATAAATTCATTGAGGCCGTAGGACAATATGGCCCAGGAATGAAGCCTCCTAGCTATCATGAAGTTAGAGTAACTCATCTTAAAAAGGAGGTGAAGAAGATGGACCAAATTATTGAGGAGCATAAAGTGGaatggaacaagtttggatgttCCATTATGATGGATAAATGGACAACACagaatggaaaaatgatcataaatgTGTTGGTGAACTCTCCAAGAAGGAGTGTTTTTCTTGAATCTCACGATGCTAGCAACTCTTCTACGGATGGAAGCAAAATGTACAGCTTGTTTAGAAATACTATTGATAAAATTGGAAAGGCAAATGTTGTACAAGTTGTTACAGATAATGCTAGTGAGAATGTTAGTGCGGGGAAGATGATGGAAGCTATCTATCCAAACATTTATTGGACTCCATGTGCTGCCCATTGTATCAACTTGATGTTTGGTGACATATTCAAGGAAAACCCATATGCTTTAG TTTTCATTAAGGCCGTCAAGGTATATGCTTACATCAGTCAGAGGCcgttgttgttgaatttgatgAGGAAATTCACAAAAGAAAGAAATTTGGTTAGACCGGCCAAGACTAGATTTGCAACGACTTTCTTAACTTTGCATAGCTTTTACTTGCAAAAGGCAAATTTGAGAAAGCTAGTTCTTTCGACTGAATGGAAAGATAATAAATATGCAAAGGAAGCTGCGGGGAAAGAAGCTGCCAAAGTTCTTATTGCTCCATCATTCTGgaatgatgtcgttcgggctctTAAAGTTGGTGGTCCTTTGATTAGGGTGCTTCGTATGGTGGATGGGGAGAAAAAACCACCAATGGGCTATCTTTATGAAGCTATGGATAGAGCCAAAGAGAGTATTGCAGCATCATTTGATGGAAATGTTAGGAAATATGAGAAAGTTTTTGAGATAATTGATACCAGGTGGAACAATCAACTCCATCGACCTTTGCATACAGCAGGCCATCTTCTGAACTCGGGATTATTTTACAAGAACACTAGTGATGAAACTTTGGATTCAGAGGTGTGGATTGGATACCATGCATGTCTTGAGAAGTTGATCCCTAATTCAGCGACGATAGATCTAATAGGGGAGGAGTTTGGTAAGTACTCACAAGCAGATGGCCTATTTGGTTTACCGGTTGCCATTAGAGCCAGAGACAAAAGGTCGCCAG ATTATAGAGGAGTTCCAGAAGTGTCACACGGACCACCCACTAGGAAAATTCCTTGGGCAATGCACGGATCTGAAAATAAAGCTTGA
- the LOC138880333 gene encoding uncharacterized mitochondrial protein AtMg00300-like, which produces MGNNATCAIVGIGSVRVRCHDGVVRTITQVRHVPDLKKNLISLSTLDEQGYRYMSEAGTIKVTKGSLVMLKGKLENGLYTLAGSTIVGSANASTVQLSNDDKARLWHMRLGHMSARGLEMLSNRNLLEGEKISTLDFCEHCVLGKQKKVSFSTGKHKTRGVLDYIHSDLWGPSKLPSKGKKSI; this is translated from the exons atgggcaataatgcaacttgtgcaatagttggcattggctcagttcgggttcgctgccatgatggagtcgtgaggactattacacaagtccgtcatgttcctgatctgaagaagaatttgatctccctgagtactctggatgaacaaggctacaggtacatgagcgaagcaggaactataaaggtgactaaaggttctttagtcatgctgaaaggcaagctggagaacggcctttacacattggccggaagcaccattgttggctctgcaaatgcatctacagtgcagttatctaatgatgacaaggcaagactatggcacatgagactgggtcatatgagcgcacgtggactggagatgttgagcaatcgtaaccttttggaaggtgagaagatcagcacacttgacttctgtgagcactgcgttctagggaagcaaaagaaggtcagcttcagcactggcaaacacaagacaagaggagtgctagactacatccattcagatttatggggtccctctaaacttccatcgaagggcaaaaagag catttaa
- the LOC104229835 gene encoding uncharacterized protein, whose translation MDPNYNYINEISMSKMSWNLKVRVIRLWHIPDCEKLENSNSAELIIQDEKGDRIHATIGRAFMRIFKTKIHEMRLYVMKNFVVGPNNLKIKTSKHKLKLTFAHRTSVDEISDPQFSLNIFNFKPYEHLKNQLEIDENELSAFSPVGLGEKKTVRARPKTDNICTVWAGSLHQTTSHRSYSVSEEPAVGNVEVKNIGELIDFMQEGQIWTVANVVNLELEKGWSHVGCKKCSKKVDKTGNKFYCKKCERVDQSALKRLQVRVIDGTGSICLLLWDREETKDVEKSADTLKEGVLETSSAAYECSHPLEKKCLFQE comes from the exons ATGGATCCAAACTATAACTATATCAACGAAATATCGATGTCCaaaatgagttggaatttgaaGGTTCGTGTTATTAGATTATGGCACATTCCAGACTGTGAGAAACTAGAAAATTCTAATTCAGCtgaattaattattcaagatGAAAAG GGAGATCGAATTCATGCAACTATTGGAAGAGCTTTTATGcgtattttcaaaacaaaaatacatGAAATGAGATTGTACGTTATGAAAAACTTTGTAGTTGGACCAAACAATCTGAAAATTAAGACCAGCAAGCATAAATTGAAACTGACATTTGCTCATAGGACGAGTGTGGATGAAATTAGTGATCCACAGTTTAGTTTGAATATCTTCAACTTTAAGCCTTATGAGCATCTCAAAAATCAACTTGAGATTGATGAGAATGAACTTTCG GCCTTTTCCCCAGTTGGACTGGGGGAGAAAAAAACCGTGAGGGCGAGGCCCAAAACGGACAATATATGCACAGTGtgggccgggtcgttacatcaaaCAACTTCTCATCGTAGTTATTCTGTTTCTGAAGAACCGGCTGTTGGAAATGTGGAAGTTAAAAATATTGGAGAATTAATTGATTTCATGCAG GAAGGGCAAATCTGGACTGTTGCTAATGTAGTAAATTTAGAACTTGAAAAGGGATGGTCACATGTAGGGTGCAAAAAATGTTCAAAGAAAGTTGATAAAACTGGAAATAAATTTTACTGCAAGAAATGTGAACGTGTTGATCAGTCTGCTTTGAAAAG GCTTCAGGTTCGAGTAATTGATGGAACTGGCTCTATTTGTTTGTTGCTTTGGGATCGTGAGGAAACAAAAGATGTTGAAAAGTCTGCTGATACCTTGAAAGAAGGTGTACTAGAG ACTTCTAGTGCTGCTTATGAGTGTTCTCATCCATTGGAGAAAAAGTGTTTATTCCAAGAATAA